The following proteins come from a genomic window of Streptomyces sp. GS7:
- a CDS encoding alcohol dehydrogenase: protein MSSYRVAQAGAVGAPFEIVEREVPEPGPGHVRIAVDACGVCHSDAMFVGAMVPGVRFPVVPGHEVAGRIDAVGEGTYSGWRVGDRVAVGWFGGSCGHCTPCRQGDFIVCPQLKVPGWAYDGGFAEMMVAPADALARIPDGLAAPDAGPLACAGVTTYNGLRRSSGRPGDLVAVLGIGGLGHLGVRYAVAMGFEVVAIARGADKGDLAKQLGAHHYIDSTAKTGVADALQSLGGARVVLATAANSSAITATADGLAHRGELVVIGADTEPLGINPTQLLMRARVVRGHPSGTAQDVQETMEFSVLHGIRPMTESMPLEQANEAYGKMLAGAARFRMVLTGG, encoded by the coding sequence ATGAGCAGCTACCGAGTCGCGCAGGCCGGCGCCGTGGGCGCGCCGTTCGAGATCGTCGAGCGGGAGGTGCCGGAGCCGGGCCCCGGCCACGTACGGATCGCCGTGGACGCCTGCGGGGTCTGCCACAGCGACGCGATGTTCGTGGGAGCCATGGTGCCGGGTGTCCGGTTCCCGGTGGTCCCCGGGCATGAGGTCGCCGGGCGCATCGACGCGGTCGGCGAGGGGACGTACAGCGGCTGGCGGGTGGGCGACCGGGTCGCGGTCGGATGGTTCGGCGGCAGCTGCGGGCACTGCACGCCCTGCCGGCAGGGCGACTTCATCGTGTGCCCGCAGCTGAAGGTGCCGGGGTGGGCGTACGACGGCGGTTTCGCGGAGATGATGGTCGCGCCGGCCGACGCGCTGGCCCGGATCCCCGACGGGCTGGCGGCGCCCGACGCCGGGCCGCTGGCGTGCGCCGGGGTCACGACGTACAACGGGCTGCGGCGCAGTTCGGGGCGGCCGGGCGACCTGGTCGCCGTGCTCGGCATCGGCGGCCTGGGCCACCTGGGCGTGCGCTACGCGGTCGCGATGGGCTTCGAGGTCGTGGCGATCGCCCGCGGCGCCGACAAGGGGGACCTCGCCAAACAGCTGGGCGCGCACCACTACATCGACAGCACGGCGAAGACCGGCGTCGCGGACGCGCTGCAGTCCCTCGGCGGCGCCAGGGTCGTCCTGGCGACGGCCGCCAACTCCAGTGCCATCACGGCGACCGCGGACGGGCTGGCCCACCGCGGCGAGTTGGTGGTCATCGGCGCGGACACCGAACCCCTGGGGATCAACCCCACCCAGCTCCTCATGCGCGCCCGGGTCGTCCGCGGCCACCCGTCCGGTACCGCACAAGACGTCCAAGAAACAATGGAGTTCAGCGTGCTGCACGGCATCCGCCCGATGACCGAGAGCATGCCGCTGGAGCAGGCCAACGAGGCATACGGGAAGATGCTGGCGGGGGCGGCGCGGTTCCGGATGGTGCTGACCGGCGGTTGA